The following proteins come from a genomic window of Oncorhynchus masou masou isolate Uvic2021 chromosome 25, UVic_Omas_1.1, whole genome shotgun sequence:
- the LOC135514188 gene encoding lysine-specific demethylase 2B-like isoform X2, which produces MALSLSADEEDYESESEQQHAANRPKPKMGTSAAVKLPSNRSASGARRRRTRCRKCEACLRTECGDCHFCKDMKKFGGPGRMKQSCIMRQCIAPVLPHTAVCVVCGEAGKEDSLEEEEDKFNIMLMECSICSEIVHPNCLKVKDASGVVNDELPNCWECPKCNYAGKTGKQKRGPGFKYASNLPGSLLREQKVVKEEGESTSTSTVKRKPERDETPRHRPEEWEPLHRQPPVLSPSTLPRPRPEDKLRKKRKLFDDDYEEDFDVRKKGKSDGHLFLNQIKTEEEEVNEEEKASLYRRGLERRGRLGDTEEEAEYEDDEDTKTSLPRPPLKIPVLDSDQSHCSSPWAGPSSEGGSEPQEKGPRPKACRKRRLPNKELSKELSKALNQEIQKTEDCLANENRQPLKVEPESENEEPKRSFRNGSDLGGERPHLWTKEINCTPWELRHFYPGQITPLGFNRSSPGTRPLPPRSPPKCVQMERHVIRPPPISPPPDRLPLVDGKTHAVQREVWVKIFGHITHKELCVCMRVCKTWNRWCCDKRLWTIIDLNRCKSITPLMLSGIIRRQPLSLDLSWTNISKKQLSWLINRLPGLRVLLLSGCSWVAVSALCTSSCPLLRTLDVQWVEGLKDAQMRDLLSPPTDNRPGQLDNRCKLRNVMDLRLAGLDITDASLRLIIRHMPVLSQLDLSYCNHINDQSVNLLTAAGTTTRDSLTEINLSVCNRVTDHSLTFFKRCGSICHIDLRYCKQVTKTACEQFIAEMSVSVQFGLKEDKLLQKLG; this is translated from the exons CAGCATGCAGCCAACCGGCCAAAGCCCAAGATGGGGACGTCAGCAGCGGTCAAGCTGCCGTCGAATCGCAGTGCGTCTGGCGCCAGACGCAGGAGAACACGCTGCCGAAAGTGTGAGGCGTGCCTCCGAACCGAGTGTGGAGACTGTCACTTCTGTAAAGACATGAAGAAGTTTGGAGGACCAGGGCGCATGAAGCAGTCCTGTATCATGAGGCAGTGCATTGCA CCTGTCCTGCCCCacacggctgtgtgtgttgtgtgtggagaAGCAGGTAAGGAGGACTccctggaggaagaggaggacaagtTCAACATCATGCTCATGGAGTGCTCCATCTGCAGTGAGATTGTTCACCCCAACTGCTTAAAG GTTAAAGATGCCTCTGGCGTGGTGAATGATGAACTTCCCAACTGTTGGGAATGTCCCAAATGCAACTACGCTGGCAAAACAGGAAAA CAAAAAAGGGGACCAGGGTTCAAGTACGCGTCCAACCTCCCTGGCTCTCTGCTGAGGGAGCAGAAGGTGGTCAAGGAGGAGGGCGAGTCCACCTCTACGTCTACAGTCAAGAGGAAGCCTGAGAGGGATGAGACTCCCAGACACAGACCTGAGGAATGGGAGCCCCTTCACAGAcaaccccctgtcctgtcccctaGCACCCTGCCTCGGCCCAGACCTGAGGACAAactgaggaagaagaggaagctCTTCGACGATGACTATGAAGAGGACTTTGATGTGAGGAAGAAG GGAAAGTCAGATGGACATCTGTTCCTTAATCAGATCaagactgaagaggaggaggtaaaTGAAGAGGAGAAGGCCTCTCTGTACCGGcgaggcctggagaggagagggcgtTTAGGAGATACCGAGGAGGAGGCAGAGTACGAGGATGACGAGGACACAAAGACAAGCCTGCCCAGGCCTCCTCTCAAAATTCCTGTTCTAGATAGTGACCAGTCTCACTGCAGCTCTCCATGGGCTGGCCCCAGTAGTGAGGGGGGCAGTGAACCCCAGGAGAAGGGCCCACGTCCCAAAGCGTGCCGCAAACGCCGATTACCAAACAAAGAACTGAGTAAAGAACTGAGCAAAGCACTGAACCAGGAGATCCAGAAGACCGAGGACTGCCTTGCCAATGAGAACCGCCAGCCCCTGAAGGTGGAGCCAGAGAGTGAGAATGAAGAGCCAAAGAGGAGCTTCCGCAATGGCAGTGACCTAGGAGGGGAGCGGCCACACCTCTGGACCAAGGAAATTAACTGCACTCCCTGGGAGCTGCGCCACTTCTACCCCGGCCAAATCACCCCTCTGGGCTTCAACAGGAGCTCCCCTGGCACCCGGCCCCTGCCCCCACGCTCCCCACCCAAGTGTGTCCAAATGGAGCGCCACGTCATCCGGCCGCCCCCCATCAGCCCCCCGCCGGATAGATTGCCCCTGGTGGACGGGAAAACCCACGCGGTGCAGCGAGAGGTCTGGGTGAAGATCTTCGGACATATCACACACAAGGAGctgtgtgtctgcatgcgtgtCTGCAAGACATGGAACCGATG GTGTTGTGATAAAAGACTGTGGACCATAATCGATCTGAACCGCTGTAAATCTATCACTCCCCTTATGCTGAGTGGCATCATCCGCAGACAGCCCCTCTCACTGGACCTCAGCTGGACCAACATCTCCAAGAAGCAACTAAGCTGGCTTATAAACCGCTTACCAG GTTTGCGGGTGTTGCTGCTCTCCGGGTGCTCGTGGGTGGCTGTGTCTGCCCTCTGCACCTCAAGCTGCCCTCTGCTGCGCACCTTGGATGTGCAGTGGGTGGAGGGGCTCAAAGATGCCCAGATGAGGGACCTGCTCTCGCCTCCGACCGACAACAGACCAG gCCAGTTGGACAACCGTTGTAAGCTGAGGAACGTTATGGACTTGCGTCTGGCCGGGCTGGACATCACAGACGCCTCTCTGCGTCTGATTATCAGACATATGCCGGTACTTTCACAACTGGACCTGAGCTACTGCAACCACATCAACGACCAGTCGGTCAACCTGCTGACGGCCGCAGGGACCACAACCAGGGACTCCCTCACAGAGATCAACCTGTCAG TTTGTAATAGGGTGACAGACCATTCCCTTACCTTCTTCAAGCGCTGTGGAAGCATCTGTCACATTGACCTACGCTACTGCAAACAGGTGACCAAGACGGCCTGTGAACAGTTCATAGCTGAGATGTCTGTAAGTGTACAGTTTGGCCTCAAAGAGGACAAATTACTGCAGAAACTCGGCTAG
- the LOC135514188 gene encoding lysine-specific demethylase 2B-like isoform X1 yields MALSLSADEEDYESESEQQHAANRPKPKMGTSAAVKLPSNRSASGARRRRTRCRKCEACLRTECGDCHFCKDMKKFGGPGRMKQSCIMRQCIAPVLPHTAVCVVCGEAGKEDSLEEEEDKFNIMLMECSICSEIVHPNCLKVKDASGVVNDELPNCWECPKCNYAGKTGKVCKQKRGPGFKYASNLPGSLLREQKVVKEEGESTSTSTVKRKPERDETPRHRPEEWEPLHRQPPVLSPSTLPRPRPEDKLRKKRKLFDDDYEEDFDVRKKGKSDGHLFLNQIKTEEEEVNEEEKASLYRRGLERRGRLGDTEEEAEYEDDEDTKTSLPRPPLKIPVLDSDQSHCSSPWAGPSSEGGSEPQEKGPRPKACRKRRLPNKELSKELSKALNQEIQKTEDCLANENRQPLKVEPESENEEPKRSFRNGSDLGGERPHLWTKEINCTPWELRHFYPGQITPLGFNRSSPGTRPLPPRSPPKCVQMERHVIRPPPISPPPDRLPLVDGKTHAVQREVWVKIFGHITHKELCVCMRVCKTWNRWCCDKRLWTIIDLNRCKSITPLMLSGIIRRQPLSLDLSWTNISKKQLSWLINRLPGLRVLLLSGCSWVAVSALCTSSCPLLRTLDVQWVEGLKDAQMRDLLSPPTDNRPGQLDNRCKLRNVMDLRLAGLDITDASLRLIIRHMPVLSQLDLSYCNHINDQSVNLLTAAGTTTRDSLTEINLSVCNRVTDHSLTFFKRCGSICHIDLRYCKQVTKTACEQFIAEMSVSVQFGLKEDKLLQKLG; encoded by the exons CAGCATGCAGCCAACCGGCCAAAGCCCAAGATGGGGACGTCAGCAGCGGTCAAGCTGCCGTCGAATCGCAGTGCGTCTGGCGCCAGACGCAGGAGAACACGCTGCCGAAAGTGTGAGGCGTGCCTCCGAACCGAGTGTGGAGACTGTCACTTCTGTAAAGACATGAAGAAGTTTGGAGGACCAGGGCGCATGAAGCAGTCCTGTATCATGAGGCAGTGCATTGCA CCTGTCCTGCCCCacacggctgtgtgtgttgtgtgtggagaAGCAGGTAAGGAGGACTccctggaggaagaggaggacaagtTCAACATCATGCTCATGGAGTGCTCCATCTGCAGTGAGATTGTTCACCCCAACTGCTTAAAG GTTAAAGATGCCTCTGGCGTGGTGAATGATGAACTTCCCAACTGTTGGGAATGTCCCAAATGCAACTACGCTGGCAAAACAGGAAAA GTCTGCAAGCAAAAAAGGGGACCAGGGTTCAAGTACGCGTCCAACCTCCCTGGCTCTCTGCTGAGGGAGCAGAAGGTGGTCAAGGAGGAGGGCGAGTCCACCTCTACGTCTACAGTCAAGAGGAAGCCTGAGAGGGATGAGACTCCCAGACACAGACCTGAGGAATGGGAGCCCCTTCACAGAcaaccccctgtcctgtcccctaGCACCCTGCCTCGGCCCAGACCTGAGGACAAactgaggaagaagaggaagctCTTCGACGATGACTATGAAGAGGACTTTGATGTGAGGAAGAAG GGAAAGTCAGATGGACATCTGTTCCTTAATCAGATCaagactgaagaggaggaggtaaaTGAAGAGGAGAAGGCCTCTCTGTACCGGcgaggcctggagaggagagggcgtTTAGGAGATACCGAGGAGGAGGCAGAGTACGAGGATGACGAGGACACAAAGACAAGCCTGCCCAGGCCTCCTCTCAAAATTCCTGTTCTAGATAGTGACCAGTCTCACTGCAGCTCTCCATGGGCTGGCCCCAGTAGTGAGGGGGGCAGTGAACCCCAGGAGAAGGGCCCACGTCCCAAAGCGTGCCGCAAACGCCGATTACCAAACAAAGAACTGAGTAAAGAACTGAGCAAAGCACTGAACCAGGAGATCCAGAAGACCGAGGACTGCCTTGCCAATGAGAACCGCCAGCCCCTGAAGGTGGAGCCAGAGAGTGAGAATGAAGAGCCAAAGAGGAGCTTCCGCAATGGCAGTGACCTAGGAGGGGAGCGGCCACACCTCTGGACCAAGGAAATTAACTGCACTCCCTGGGAGCTGCGCCACTTCTACCCCGGCCAAATCACCCCTCTGGGCTTCAACAGGAGCTCCCCTGGCACCCGGCCCCTGCCCCCACGCTCCCCACCCAAGTGTGTCCAAATGGAGCGCCACGTCATCCGGCCGCCCCCCATCAGCCCCCCGCCGGATAGATTGCCCCTGGTGGACGGGAAAACCCACGCGGTGCAGCGAGAGGTCTGGGTGAAGATCTTCGGACATATCACACACAAGGAGctgtgtgtctgcatgcgtgtCTGCAAGACATGGAACCGATG GTGTTGTGATAAAAGACTGTGGACCATAATCGATCTGAACCGCTGTAAATCTATCACTCCCCTTATGCTGAGTGGCATCATCCGCAGACAGCCCCTCTCACTGGACCTCAGCTGGACCAACATCTCCAAGAAGCAACTAAGCTGGCTTATAAACCGCTTACCAG GTTTGCGGGTGTTGCTGCTCTCCGGGTGCTCGTGGGTGGCTGTGTCTGCCCTCTGCACCTCAAGCTGCCCTCTGCTGCGCACCTTGGATGTGCAGTGGGTGGAGGGGCTCAAAGATGCCCAGATGAGGGACCTGCTCTCGCCTCCGACCGACAACAGACCAG gCCAGTTGGACAACCGTTGTAAGCTGAGGAACGTTATGGACTTGCGTCTGGCCGGGCTGGACATCACAGACGCCTCTCTGCGTCTGATTATCAGACATATGCCGGTACTTTCACAACTGGACCTGAGCTACTGCAACCACATCAACGACCAGTCGGTCAACCTGCTGACGGCCGCAGGGACCACAACCAGGGACTCCCTCACAGAGATCAACCTGTCAG TTTGTAATAGGGTGACAGACCATTCCCTTACCTTCTTCAAGCGCTGTGGAAGCATCTGTCACATTGACCTACGCTACTGCAAACAGGTGACCAAGACGGCCTGTGAACAGTTCATAGCTGAGATGTCTGTAAGTGTACAGTTTGGCCTCAAAGAGGACAAATTACTGCAGAAACTCGGCTAG
- the LOC135514188 gene encoding lysine-specific demethylase 2B-like isoform X3 → MALSLSADEEDYESESEQQHAANRPKPKMGTSAAVKLPSNRSASGARRRRTRCRKCEACLRTECGDCHFCKDMKKFGGPGRMKQSCIMRQCIAPVLPHTAVCVVCGEAGKEDSLEEEEDKFNIMLMECSICSEIVHPNCLKVKDASGVVNDELPNCWECPKCNYAGKTGKVCKQKRGPGFKYASNLPGSLLREQKVVKEEGESTSTSTVKRKPERDETPRHRPEEWEPLHRQPPVLSPSTLPRPRPEDKLRKKRKLFDDDYEEDFDGKSDGHLFLNQIKTEEEEVNEEEKASLYRRGLERRGRLGDTEEEAEYEDDEDTKTSLPRPPLKIPVLDSDQSHCSSPWAGPSSEGGSEPQEKGPRPKACRKRRLPNKELSKELSKALNQEIQKTEDCLANENRQPLKVEPESENEEPKRSFRNGSDLGGERPHLWTKEINCTPWELRHFYPGQITPLGFNRSSPGTRPLPPRSPPKCVQMERHVIRPPPISPPPDRLPLVDGKTHAVQREVWVKIFGHITHKELCVCMRVCKTWNRWCCDKRLWTIIDLNRCKSITPLMLSGIIRRQPLSLDLSWTNISKKQLSWLINRLPGLRVLLLSGCSWVAVSALCTSSCPLLRTLDVQWVEGLKDAQMRDLLSPPTDNRPGQLDNRCKLRNVMDLRLAGLDITDASLRLIIRHMPVLSQLDLSYCNHINDQSVNLLTAAGTTTRDSLTEINLSVCNRVTDHSLTFFKRCGSICHIDLRYCKQVTKTACEQFIAEMSVSVQFGLKEDKLLQKLG, encoded by the exons CAGCATGCAGCCAACCGGCCAAAGCCCAAGATGGGGACGTCAGCAGCGGTCAAGCTGCCGTCGAATCGCAGTGCGTCTGGCGCCAGACGCAGGAGAACACGCTGCCGAAAGTGTGAGGCGTGCCTCCGAACCGAGTGTGGAGACTGTCACTTCTGTAAAGACATGAAGAAGTTTGGAGGACCAGGGCGCATGAAGCAGTCCTGTATCATGAGGCAGTGCATTGCA CCTGTCCTGCCCCacacggctgtgtgtgttgtgtgtggagaAGCAGGTAAGGAGGACTccctggaggaagaggaggacaagtTCAACATCATGCTCATGGAGTGCTCCATCTGCAGTGAGATTGTTCACCCCAACTGCTTAAAG GTTAAAGATGCCTCTGGCGTGGTGAATGATGAACTTCCCAACTGTTGGGAATGTCCCAAATGCAACTACGCTGGCAAAACAGGAAAA GTCTGCAAGCAAAAAAGGGGACCAGGGTTCAAGTACGCGTCCAACCTCCCTGGCTCTCTGCTGAGGGAGCAGAAGGTGGTCAAGGAGGAGGGCGAGTCCACCTCTACGTCTACAGTCAAGAGGAAGCCTGAGAGGGATGAGACTCCCAGACACAGACCTGAGGAATGGGAGCCCCTTCACAGAcaaccccctgtcctgtcccctaGCACCCTGCCTCGGCCCAGACCTGAGGACAAactgaggaagaagaggaagctCTTCGACGATGACTATGAAGAGGACTTTGAT GGAAAGTCAGATGGACATCTGTTCCTTAATCAGATCaagactgaagaggaggaggtaaaTGAAGAGGAGAAGGCCTCTCTGTACCGGcgaggcctggagaggagagggcgtTTAGGAGATACCGAGGAGGAGGCAGAGTACGAGGATGACGAGGACACAAAGACAAGCCTGCCCAGGCCTCCTCTCAAAATTCCTGTTCTAGATAGTGACCAGTCTCACTGCAGCTCTCCATGGGCTGGCCCCAGTAGTGAGGGGGGCAGTGAACCCCAGGAGAAGGGCCCACGTCCCAAAGCGTGCCGCAAACGCCGATTACCAAACAAAGAACTGAGTAAAGAACTGAGCAAAGCACTGAACCAGGAGATCCAGAAGACCGAGGACTGCCTTGCCAATGAGAACCGCCAGCCCCTGAAGGTGGAGCCAGAGAGTGAGAATGAAGAGCCAAAGAGGAGCTTCCGCAATGGCAGTGACCTAGGAGGGGAGCGGCCACACCTCTGGACCAAGGAAATTAACTGCACTCCCTGGGAGCTGCGCCACTTCTACCCCGGCCAAATCACCCCTCTGGGCTTCAACAGGAGCTCCCCTGGCACCCGGCCCCTGCCCCCACGCTCCCCACCCAAGTGTGTCCAAATGGAGCGCCACGTCATCCGGCCGCCCCCCATCAGCCCCCCGCCGGATAGATTGCCCCTGGTGGACGGGAAAACCCACGCGGTGCAGCGAGAGGTCTGGGTGAAGATCTTCGGACATATCACACACAAGGAGctgtgtgtctgcatgcgtgtCTGCAAGACATGGAACCGATG GTGTTGTGATAAAAGACTGTGGACCATAATCGATCTGAACCGCTGTAAATCTATCACTCCCCTTATGCTGAGTGGCATCATCCGCAGACAGCCCCTCTCACTGGACCTCAGCTGGACCAACATCTCCAAGAAGCAACTAAGCTGGCTTATAAACCGCTTACCAG GTTTGCGGGTGTTGCTGCTCTCCGGGTGCTCGTGGGTGGCTGTGTCTGCCCTCTGCACCTCAAGCTGCCCTCTGCTGCGCACCTTGGATGTGCAGTGGGTGGAGGGGCTCAAAGATGCCCAGATGAGGGACCTGCTCTCGCCTCCGACCGACAACAGACCAG gCCAGTTGGACAACCGTTGTAAGCTGAGGAACGTTATGGACTTGCGTCTGGCCGGGCTGGACATCACAGACGCCTCTCTGCGTCTGATTATCAGACATATGCCGGTACTTTCACAACTGGACCTGAGCTACTGCAACCACATCAACGACCAGTCGGTCAACCTGCTGACGGCCGCAGGGACCACAACCAGGGACTCCCTCACAGAGATCAACCTGTCAG TTTGTAATAGGGTGACAGACCATTCCCTTACCTTCTTCAAGCGCTGTGGAAGCATCTGTCACATTGACCTACGCTACTGCAAACAGGTGACCAAGACGGCCTGTGAACAGTTCATAGCTGAGATGTCTGTAAGTGTACAGTTTGGCCTCAAAGAGGACAAATTACTGCAGAAACTCGGCTAG